In Paenibacillus sp. 1781tsa1, one DNA window encodes the following:
- a CDS encoding phosphotransferase — translation MSNQPTALRSVLNPRYLESALSNQYDIGTWEECLFWLRGLNDTYRVRTSSGMYILRIYRTEISEADVQYELSLLAQLKNVLTSAEHTDIGEYIQKKDDTGYTVLEAAEGKRVAVMFRYIDGTENNLEDEESCYAFGQSAAEMHKAMDQLDVELPRYELDLKFLIDEPLERIIQYIGENHEAAAFLHTFATALKERIVAASRQGLDFGLCHGDMHGNNNAFQQEHSFIHYDFEWAAKGWRAYDLAQVKIRKRQSGDSGQKQRLWDALMKGYRSVRKFTDADEQAVDLFIIARRFWVMGLDVAFIESDMGALDYGEDWLNDFLEEFRDMGIVS, via the coding sequence ATGTCCAATCAACCGACTGCTTTACGTTCAGTGCTTAACCCCAGGTATCTGGAGTCTGCTTTGAGCAATCAGTATGACATTGGAACATGGGAAGAATGTTTGTTTTGGCTTAGAGGATTGAATGATACCTACCGAGTTCGCACGTCCAGTGGGATGTATATTCTTCGTATCTACCGCACTGAAATTTCGGAGGCAGATGTTCAGTATGAGCTATCGTTATTAGCTCAACTGAAGAACGTTCTAACTTCTGCGGAACACACCGACATTGGAGAATATATTCAGAAGAAAGATGACACTGGATATACGGTGCTGGAGGCGGCAGAAGGCAAGCGGGTTGCTGTGATGTTTCGGTATATTGATGGTACGGAGAACAACTTGGAGGATGAGGAGTCTTGTTACGCCTTTGGTCAATCTGCCGCTGAAATGCATAAGGCTATGGATCAGTTGGACGTGGAGTTGCCACGATATGAGCTTGATTTGAAATTTCTCATCGACGAACCCTTAGAAAGAATCATCCAGTATATCGGTGAGAACCATGAAGCAGCAGCATTTCTCCATACGTTTGCAACAGCATTAAAAGAACGCATCGTCGCCGCTTCCAGACAAGGCCTGGACTTTGGACTGTGTCATGGCGATATGCATGGGAATAACAATGCGTTTCAACAGGAGCATTCGTTTATCCATTACGATTTCGAGTGGGCTGCCAAAGGCTGGCGTGCCTATGATCTGGCCCAAGTGAAAATTCGGAAACGGCAGTCTGGTGATTCAGGGCAGAAACAAAGACTATGGGATGCGTTGATGAAAGGATACCGGTCGGTTCGGAAGTTTACGGATGCAGACGAACAGGCGGTTGATCTCTTTATTATCGCTCGAAGGTTCTGGGTGATGGGTCTGGATGTTGCTTTTATCGAGAGTGATATGGGTGCGCTGGATTATGGCGAGGATTGGCTGAATGACTTTCTGGAAGAGTTTCGGGATATGGGGATTGTATCATAG
- a CDS encoding ester cyclase → MTAEQIVKSFFEEVRSGRNPNYASSVMAEQVLAHQVISEDEVTVTRTPSDYADHVREMIEAYGEFSLEIQELLTQGDKVYVRWRQTGTHIGEVDGYSPTNLPVIEIASAVYRVANERIAEYWIQIDRLGIEKQLERNQG, encoded by the coding sequence ATGACAGCAGAACAGATTGTCAAAAGCTTTTTTGAAGAAGTCCGATCAGGGCGGAATCCCAATTATGCAAGCAGCGTGATGGCGGAACAAGTACTGGCTCATCAAGTGATATCCGAAGATGAGGTCACGGTCACCCGAACACCTTCCGATTATGCGGATCATGTGCGAGAGATGATTGAAGCATACGGGGAATTTTCACTCGAAATTCAAGAGTTGCTGACGCAAGGTGATAAAGTTTATGTACGCTGGAGACAAACAGGTACCCATATTGGCGAAGTGGACGGATACAGTCCAACCAACCTCCCGGTGATTGAAATTGCAAGTGCGGTATACCGGGTGGCAAACGAACGCATTGCAGAATATTGGATTCAGATTGACAGATTGGGCATCGAAAAACAATTGGAGCGTAATCAGGGCTGA
- a CDS encoding SDR family oxidoreductase encodes MANQDQHTMQDPTTQYPKATPEWKQQQDEPGLQREMTPVPDAGEKSYKGSGRLTGRKAVVTGADSGIGRAAAIAFAREGADVVLAYLPEEEADAQEVVKLIEEAGRKAITMPGDLKDEKYCEELIESAVKELGGIDILANVAGKQQFVEQIADLTTEQFDATFKTNVYSMFWLCKAAVKHMKPGSSIINTSSIQAYKPSPILLDYATTKASINTFSKALAQQVGSKGIRVNVVAPGPVWTPLQVVGGQPVEKLAEFGSNTPLGRAGQPAEMAPAFVFLASQESSYVSGETLNANGGTVSP; translated from the coding sequence ATGGCTAATCAAGACCAGCACACCATGCAAGATCCAACGACACAATATCCGAAAGCTACACCGGAGTGGAAACAGCAACAGGATGAGCCGGGACTCCAGCGTGAGATGACTCCTGTTCCTGATGCGGGTGAAAAAAGTTATAAAGGTAGCGGACGTTTAACAGGACGCAAAGCAGTTGTGACCGGAGCTGATAGCGGAATTGGACGGGCAGCTGCGATTGCGTTTGCCCGTGAAGGTGCAGATGTCGTTCTGGCTTATTTGCCAGAAGAGGAAGCAGATGCACAAGAAGTTGTGAAGTTGATTGAGGAAGCCGGGCGTAAAGCGATCACGATGCCAGGTGACTTGAAGGATGAGAAATACTGTGAGGAACTCATTGAATCTGCGGTAAAAGAGCTTGGCGGGATTGATATCCTCGCTAACGTGGCAGGTAAACAGCAATTTGTAGAGCAGATTGCGGATCTGACTACCGAGCAATTCGATGCAACGTTCAAAACAAATGTCTATTCCATGTTCTGGCTCTGCAAAGCAGCTGTAAAACACATGAAACCGGGTAGCTCCATTATCAATACATCATCGATTCAGGCGTACAAACCTTCGCCAATTCTGCTGGATTATGCGACAACAAAGGCGTCCATTAACACGTTCAGCAAAGCGCTGGCACAACAGGTGGGTAGCAAAGGAATTCGTGTCAACGTTGTTGCACCGGGCCCGGTATGGACACCGCTCCAGGTTGTGGGTGGACAACCAGTCGAGAAGCTGGCCGAGTTTGGTTCCAACACACCGCTTGGTCGTGCAGGACAGCCTGCCGAGATGGCTCCGGCATTTGTGTTCCTGGCAAGCCAGGAATCCAGCTATGTGAGCGGCGAAACACTGAATGCGAATGGCGGTACGGTTAGTCCGTAA
- a CDS encoding transglutaminase domain-containing protein, which produces MKRLFFIMFALTLLLAGCQSNEQESSPSENNPTEVVEGSTILSLKQKYGSESEQAIMPMYNVAQDEEFTFKFKADLRKNNLSASDIISVHTDIKALKASDVHALRDTNGNNVSIKPLGWGVLTSDSMKNKDQGSWGGAPIYYIRLNYDPDAEKLTLLDHPIIIPFTVKSELPVPNLRYEIDKDRRLTLVWDKVEGATEYKVYERSDLTNFDTNVPLTGAEDAFSNSLPLDIALTTETSFNDFMKDGKGGLGTYNEMITTTQNHGIRGEYYVTAIGGDKESNFSRGVPTAPLASQLPTALKEQLYREKLKNIDALPQKTTVEYNDGSLARETIVYDTKSVEISEFNETNIPFHVKGTALKSYVRVENVTQADLDRLTQQTVAESSNGLVEPKNNTPYVPAPDVPTIINNQDAPESATETKEPVAETPTTESTTDTETSENAAEPISTEASNDTSESASEETSNEAPAPAPEAEEDNLVDEQKSNTQQNVEQGDQETVPQPATGDAMINADSALEEVLAKNMIAAQDKISLKAFPEAQNFTTLSDVVLKVMYQNPLILGVEGFEYNYSTLTLSIHYNESASGIQKKQDEIIAKANEVVASIIKDGMNEDEKRKAIYDYLNDNAKYDDAALENAEQNNFKNVDPQFNDSFTTYGILVKGVGVCASYASVYKLLSDLSGLESIVVTGASSGVPHAWNKVKIGNEWFHVDATNNLTNSGIPYFLYNANDETAASQKTIADKDYWLDSELAMFDGESDANDYYVLNDLEVASINEYKTKAESELKKGENRVILRFASPVDSDELMTATGEALAAVDEALLNTAQLATLGSYAILDPKPEQK; this is translated from the coding sequence ATGAAACGTCTATTTTTCATTATGTTTGCGCTCACCCTGTTACTGGCTGGATGCCAGAGTAATGAACAGGAAAGCAGTCCGTCCGAGAATAATCCTACCGAAGTCGTAGAAGGTTCTACCATTTTAAGTTTGAAGCAGAAATACGGCTCCGAATCGGAACAAGCGATCATGCCGATGTACAACGTAGCTCAGGATGAAGAATTTACGTTCAAGTTTAAAGCAGATTTACGGAAAAATAACCTGTCAGCTAGTGACATTATTAGTGTACATACCGATATTAAAGCACTTAAAGCAAGCGATGTACATGCCCTTCGCGATACCAATGGCAACAACGTTTCCATTAAACCTCTTGGGTGGGGCGTTTTAACCTCAGATTCCATGAAGAACAAGGATCAAGGTTCTTGGGGCGGTGCCCCCATTTATTACATTCGTCTGAATTATGATCCGGATGCTGAGAAGCTAACCCTGCTCGATCACCCCATCATTATTCCGTTTACAGTGAAATCGGAGTTGCCTGTGCCCAACCTAAGATACGAGATTGATAAAGACAGACGGTTAACGTTGGTCTGGGACAAGGTTGAGGGTGCAACCGAGTATAAAGTTTATGAACGTTCTGACCTAACCAACTTTGATACCAATGTACCTCTAACTGGCGCAGAGGACGCTTTCAGTAATAGTCTACCTTTAGATATTGCGTTAACAACAGAGACGTCTTTCAATGATTTTATGAAAGACGGAAAAGGCGGGCTCGGCACTTATAATGAAATGATAACTACCACTCAGAACCATGGTATACGAGGAGAATATTACGTTACTGCAATCGGTGGAGACAAAGAATCTAATTTTAGCAGAGGTGTTCCTACAGCTCCGCTTGCTTCCCAGTTACCAACAGCTTTGAAAGAACAATTGTATAGGGAGAAATTAAAGAATATAGATGCACTTCCTCAAAAAACGACAGTGGAATACAACGACGGCTCTTTAGCCCGGGAAACCATTGTCTATGATACCAAAAGCGTAGAGATTTCAGAGTTTAATGAAACGAATATTCCTTTTCACGTTAAAGGAACAGCTCTGAAAAGTTACGTACGTGTAGAAAATGTGACCCAAGCAGACCTGGACAGACTCACTCAGCAAACCGTAGCCGAGTCCAGCAACGGACTGGTGGAACCAAAGAACAACACACCTTACGTCCCTGCACCTGATGTGCCAACGATCATCAACAATCAAGATGCACCTGAGTCTGCAACGGAAACAAAAGAACCGGTAGCGGAAACTCCAACTACAGAGTCCACAACCGATACTGAGACTTCAGAGAATGCAGCTGAACCGATATCCACCGAGGCTTCTAATGATACTTCTGAGAGTGCTTCCGAGGAAACTTCTAATGAAGCCCCTGCTCCAGCTCCTGAAGCTGAAGAAGACAATCTGGTAGATGAGCAAAAGTCCAATACACAGCAAAATGTAGAACAAGGTGATCAGGAAACCGTGCCTCAGCCTGCTACAGGCGATGCAATGATCAATGCAGATTCCGCATTGGAAGAAGTTTTAGCCAAAAACATGATTGCGGCGCAAGATAAAATTTCGTTGAAGGCTTTCCCCGAAGCTCAGAATTTCACGACACTCTCGGACGTTGTCCTGAAAGTGATGTACCAGAATCCATTGATTCTTGGTGTGGAAGGTTTCGAATACAACTATAGTACACTTACCCTTTCCATTCATTATAATGAATCGGCTAGTGGTATCCAGAAGAAGCAAGATGAGATTATTGCCAAAGCAAACGAAGTTGTAGCTTCCATCATTAAGGATGGCATGAACGAAGATGAGAAACGTAAGGCCATCTACGATTATCTGAACGATAACGCAAAGTATGATGATGCAGCGCTGGAAAATGCGGAGCAGAACAACTTTAAAAATGTCGATCCGCAGTTCAATGACTCGTTTACCACATACGGTATTCTGGTCAAAGGTGTCGGGGTATGTGCCAGTTATGCCTCCGTTTACAAATTGCTCTCCGATCTCTCGGGACTGGAAAGCATCGTTGTAACGGGCGCTTCCAGTGGCGTTCCACATGCATGGAATAAGGTCAAAATCGGGAACGAATGGTTCCATGTGGATGCCACCAACAACCTGACGAACTCCGGCATCCCCTACTTCTTGTATAATGCCAACGATGAGACTGCTGCCAGCCAGAAAACGATAGCGGATAAGGATTATTGGCTTGATTCCGAACTCGCAATGTTCGATGGCGAGAGCGATGCCAATGATTATTATGTGCTGAATGATCTTGAAGTCGCGTCTATTAATGAGTACAAAACCAAGGCTGAGAGTGAACTTAAAAAAGGAGAGAACCGGGTCATCCTCCGTTTTGCCTCACCAGTTGACTCTGATGAGCTGATGACAGCTACTGGCGAAGCCCTAGCTGCAGTCGATGAAGCTCTTCTGAACACGGCGCAATTGGCCACGCTCGGCAGTTATGCCATTCTGGACCCGAAACCAGAACAGAAATAA
- a CDS encoding amino acid permease, with protein MESKQLSRGLKPRHVELIALGGTIGVGLFMGSASTIKWAGPSVLLAYLLAGIIIFFVMRIMGEMLIQEPVTGSFATFAHKYISPLAGFLTAWSYWFLWVTVGMAEVTAIGIYVGYWFPDIPQWLPALAGVLIIAAANLAAVKFYGEFEFWFAMIKVTAIVAMIVIGTGLIFFGWGNGGQAIGLSNLFSHGGFFPGGIKGFLFALCIVTAAYQGVEMVGITAGEAENPKHTLRKAIKNIVWRILIFYVGAIFVIVTLYPWNEVGETGSPFVLTFAKVGIVAAAGIINFVVLTAAMSGCNSGIYSAGRMLYTLAENGQAPAFFKKLSKGGVPRNSIVITISLLLIGVVLNYLMPDSKLFLYIYSASVLPGMVPWFALAFSQFRFRKRWGNEMADHNFKSKWFPISNYIIIVYLILVIIGMAFNPDTRLPLIVGATFMAIVVAGYFAFGIGKRQRIDGGEDR; from the coding sequence TTGGAATCAAAGCAACTATCTAGAGGGCTAAAGCCCCGCCATGTAGAGCTGATTGCACTCGGAGGTACAATCGGCGTTGGTTTGTTCATGGGATCGGCGAGTACGATCAAATGGGCAGGTCCATCCGTGCTGCTGGCTTATTTACTGGCCGGTATCATTATCTTTTTTGTCATGCGCATTATGGGGGAAATGTTGATTCAGGAGCCGGTCACGGGTTCGTTTGCAACATTTGCCCACAAATATATTAGTCCGCTTGCCGGATTCCTGACTGCCTGGAGTTATTGGTTCCTGTGGGTTACGGTTGGAATGGCGGAAGTTACGGCAATTGGCATCTATGTCGGGTATTGGTTCCCGGACATTCCGCAGTGGCTGCCGGCACTTGCCGGGGTGCTCATCATTGCGGCGGCGAATCTGGCGGCTGTGAAGTTCTATGGGGAATTTGAATTCTGGTTTGCGATGATCAAAGTAACGGCTATTGTGGCCATGATCGTGATCGGAACGGGGCTCATCTTCTTCGGCTGGGGGAATGGGGGGCAGGCCATTGGTCTGTCGAATCTGTTCAGTCATGGTGGCTTCTTCCCTGGAGGCATCAAAGGTTTCCTCTTCGCGCTGTGTATCGTCACGGCTGCGTATCAGGGAGTGGAGATGGTCGGTATTACGGCAGGCGAAGCGGAGAATCCGAAACACACTTTGCGTAAAGCGATCAAAAATATCGTGTGGCGTATTCTTATATTCTACGTCGGTGCCATATTTGTCATCGTGACATTGTACCCTTGGAATGAAGTGGGCGAGACGGGAAGTCCGTTTGTGCTCACCTTTGCCAAGGTCGGAATTGTTGCTGCAGCGGGAATCATCAACTTTGTGGTGCTCACGGCGGCCATGTCGGGATGTAACAGTGGAATCTACAGTGCAGGACGGATGTTATACACGCTGGCTGAGAATGGGCAGGCACCTGCCTTTTTCAAAAAGCTGTCCAAAGGTGGGGTTCCCCGCAACAGTATCGTCATTACGATCTCCTTGTTGTTAATCGGAGTTGTACTGAACTATCTGATGCCAGACTCCAAACTATTCCTGTACATCTACAGTGCAAGTGTGCTTCCGGGCATGGTTCCATGGTTCGCGCTGGCGTTCAGTCAGTTCAGATTCAGAAAGCGTTGGGGCAACGAGATGGCGGACCATAACTTCAAGTCCAAATGGTTCCCCATCAGCAATTACATTATTATTGTGTATCTGATCCTCGTCATTATCGGTATGGCGTTTAACCCGGATACGCGCTTGCCTCTGATCGTTGGAGCTACGTTCATGGCCATCGTGGTGGCTGGATATTTCGCATTTGGCATCGGAAAAAGACAACGGATAGATGGCGGCGAAGATCGCTAG
- a CDS encoding DUF4003 family protein, whose translation MQQHHAERVELFVSNTQIIKKSFKWQHGMIHRLAALLYAAENKVADAEAIRQSQELIKQNTKLFSAFRGNSAISIATMLSLTTDEDTKLADTLHVYDLMKEIKFRTSDYLVIAAYQIATQVSPDQFQPTVERTKSFYDGMKAEHRFLTGQDDYIFAAMLALSDLDVHTGVARMEQLYGELKPEFSSRNSVQALTQVLVLGEDTPDAGNRVIALNEAFRQRDLRMDKTYTLPSLGLLSLLPSDRDTLVDEVAETNEWLRTQKGFGAWSIDKQELLLFSSALIAIQYVENLRNGMLTTAISTSITNIIIAQQAAMTAAAAASAAAASSSSSN comes from the coding sequence ATGCAACAACATCATGCAGAACGAGTTGAATTATTCGTTTCCAACACGCAGATCATCAAGAAGTCGTTCAAATGGCAACATGGAATGATTCACCGTCTGGCCGCCTTGCTCTATGCAGCGGAGAATAAAGTTGCTGATGCAGAAGCTATTCGCCAAAGCCAAGAGTTGATTAAACAAAACACAAAACTTTTCTCTGCATTCAGAGGTAATTCTGCCATTAGCATTGCTACCATGCTCTCCCTTACAACGGATGAGGACACAAAGCTGGCAGATACCCTACATGTCTATGATTTGATGAAAGAGATCAAATTCCGCACCTCGGATTATCTCGTTATTGCCGCCTATCAGATCGCAACTCAGGTATCACCCGATCAGTTTCAACCTACGGTGGAGCGAACCAAGTCATTTTATGACGGCATGAAAGCAGAGCATCGCTTCCTTACTGGACAGGATGACTACATTTTCGCTGCCATGTTAGCCCTTTCCGATCTCGACGTGCATACTGGTGTCGCACGAATGGAACAACTCTACGGGGAATTAAAACCAGAGTTCTCTTCCAGAAACAGTGTGCAGGCGTTAACACAGGTACTGGTTCTTGGAGAGGATACCCCGGATGCAGGGAATCGTGTGATTGCCTTAAATGAAGCTTTTCGTCAAAGGGATCTCCGAATGGATAAAACGTACACATTACCTTCTCTCGGGTTACTTTCCCTACTGCCTTCGGACAGAGATACATTAGTGGATGAAGTCGCGGAAACAAATGAGTGGTTACGGACTCAAAAAGGTTTCGGTGCCTGGTCGATTGATAAACAGGAGTTGCTCCTGTTCTCATCCGCGTTGATAGCCATTCAATATGTGGAGAATCTGCGAAACGGTATGCTAACGACAGCAATCTCAACCAGCATCACGAATATTATCATCGCTCAACAAGCAGCGATGACCGCAGCTGCCGCAGCATCGGCTGCTGCCGCTTCCTCATCATCTTCCAACTAA
- a CDS encoding DUF6713 family protein — translation MPDFLLVLFLFNLSLFLLHEMDAIRRSEWKLFIVLKDMKDDKAYRYFTWIHLPMYTIILSLLFSSYQTITFWVLDIFFIIHTVLHFFFEKHPHNEFKNGFSRSFIYPMGIIALIHLIFLII, via the coding sequence ATGCCTGACTTCTTACTGGTCTTATTTTTGTTTAACCTTTCTCTATTCCTGCTTCATGAAATGGATGCGATCAGGCGGTCCGAGTGGAAATTGTTTATTGTATTAAAAGATATGAAAGATGATAAAGCCTACAGGTATTTCACCTGGATTCACTTGCCAATGTACACCATCATTCTCTCTCTGCTCTTTAGCTCGTATCAAACGATTACATTTTGGGTGCTGGACATCTTTTTCATCATACATACCGTATTGCACTTCTTTTTCGAGAAGCACCCTCACAATGAATTTAAAAATGGATTCTCCAGATCATTCATATATCCTATGGGAATAATTGCTTTAATTCATTTAATATTCTTAATCATCTAA